From one Lycium ferocissimum isolate CSIRO_LF1 chromosome 5, AGI_CSIRO_Lferr_CH_V1, whole genome shotgun sequence genomic stretch:
- the LOC132057896 gene encoding uncharacterized protein LOC132057896, which produces MQIEYVVTFVYAFNVKEDRKELWDHLSQISGGMLEPWVVLGDFNAVLSTDDRIGGNTITLAEVIDFQKCVDTCGLEEMKNDGCKYTWNDKQDSRIFSKIDRVLVNREWVDSMPDITAHVLPEGTSDHCPITVQLVQTPMKKKKAFKYCYVWSNHPEFERIIKDVWNEQIEGYLMFQVVKKMKLLKQKLKALHKSNFCNLVEKANQDREDLKKVQTQLQQDPQNVALQEEEKEVGGRFRRSMYLVESLLLQRSKATWIRQADDNAKYFFSVIKKRKLIQSITQVQDEQCQWQYEQQQVAEVFVKFYKQLLGDVGETRRKSDARIYGQGSKLSVEQQCDLVQGFTRKETKQAMMSININKSPELDGYGGGFYRAA; this is translated from the coding sequence ATGCAAATTGAGTATGTGGTTACTTTTGTTTATGCATTTAATGTGAAAGAGGACAGGAAAGAACTGTGGGACCATTTGAGTCAAATAAGTGGAGGAATGTTGGAACCTTGGGTTGTCTTAGGAGACTTCAATGCTGTGCTGAGTACGGATGACAGAATAGGTGGAAATACAATCACGCTTGCTGAAGTGATTGACTTTCAAAAATGTGTGGACACTTGTGGGCTTGAGGAAATGAAGAATGATGGTTGCAAATACACCTGGAATGATAAACAAGACTCCAGGatattttcaaagatagacagAGTACTAGTGAACAGAGAATGGGTAGACTCTATGCCAGATATCACTGCACATGTGCTCCCTGAAGGCACAAGTGATCATTGCCCCATAACTGTTCAGTTAGTGCAAACCcctatgaagaagaagaaggctTTCAAGTACTGTTATGTCTGGAGTAACCACCCTGAGTTTGAGAGGATAATTAAAGATGTTTGGAATGAGCAAATAGAAGGGTACTTAATGTTCCAGGTGGTCAAGAAGATGAAACTGTTGAAGCAAAAGTTGAAAGCTCTCCATAAAAGCAACTTTTGTAACTTAGTTGAGAAGGCAAATCAAGATAGAGAGGATCTAAAGAAAgttcaaacacaactccaacagGATCCTCAGAATGTTGCCTTGCAAGAGGAGGAGAAAGAAGTAGGTGGAAGGTTTCGGAGATCAATGTACCTTGTTGAGTCCTTGTTGTTGCAAAGGAGTAAAGCAACATggataaggcaagctgatgacAACGCAAAATACTTTTTCTCTGTgataaagaagaggaagctgaTCCAGTCAATTACTCAAGTACAAGATGAACAGTGCCAGTGGCAATATGAACAACAGCAAGTGGCAGAGGTGTTTGTGAAGTTCTACAAGCAGCTTTTGGGAGATGTGGgggaaactaggagaaaatcaGATGCTAGAATATATGGGCAAGGGTCAAAACTATCAGTCGAACAGCAATGTGATCTGGTGCAAGGATTTACAAGGAAGGAGACAAAGCAGGCCATGATGAGTATAAACATTAATAAGAGCCCTGAACTTGATGGGTATGGTGGGGGATTCTATAGAGCAGCCTAG